In the genome of Bombus affinis isolate iyBomAffi1 chromosome 7, iyBomAffi1.2, whole genome shotgun sequence, one region contains:
- the LOC126918534 gene encoding uncharacterized protein LOC126918534 isoform X2 yields the protein MTDLIFHHEMAPTVYLSELPVVRTSTIPCSRRRQRVRNGAVAKQQRLEFRRLETNESSRDDTSLTPPESPLWDPESPSVSCAPIIVTSSSPNVSARVPADIKEHWKVFLARRKGLLDIVVRTMALIRRNNILQERVNALRAETRDFIHSVLNNPENKCIQQRLDAIDCKEADVSSSTEETIARPSLPPTPDSTNSSSNDITSTCDGSENTSERFSNDES from the exons ATGACAGACCTG ATCTTTCATCACGAAATGGCTCCGACTGTTTACTTGTCGGAACTACCAGTTGTAAGAACATCGACAATTCCATGCTCGCGACGAAGACAAAGGGTTCGTAACGGGGCTGTAGCAAAGCAGCAGAGGCTAGAATTCAGACGATTGGAAACGAACGAGTCCTCTCGTGACGATACATCTTTAACGCCACCGGAAAGTCCTCTATGGGATCCAGAGAGTCCCAGTGTCTCTTGTGCCCCGATCATTGTCACTTCTTCCTCTCCGAACGTTTCGGCTAGAGTTCCAGCGGACATAAAGGAACATTGGAAGGTGTTCCTAGCGAGACGGAAAG GTCTTTTAGATATCGTTGTACGTACGATGGCTTTGATTCGACGAAACAACATCCTTCAAGAAAGAGTGAATGCTTTACGTGCAGAGACTCGAGATTTCATTCATTCGGTGTTGAATAATCCCGAAAACAAATGCATACAACAGAGATTGGACGCGATAGACTGCAAGGAAGCGGATGTGTCCTCGTCGACAGAGGAAACCATAGCAAGACCGTCCCTTCCGCCTACGCCGGACTCGACGAATTCTTCGTCGAATGATATCACATCGACCTGTGATGGCAGCGAAAACACTTCTGAACGATTCTCCAACGACGAATCATAA
- the LOC126918706 gene encoding diphosphoinositol polyphosphate phosphohydrolase 1, with translation MVKEKPNSTRIYDSEGYRRRAACICVKNDLEDEVLLVTSSRRPDSWIVPGGGVEPEEEPAVTALREVREEAGVLGQLGRCLGIFENVEHKHRTQVWVMQVTEELPEWEDSRAIGRKRKWFSIPEALLQLAQHKPVQRSYIHSLHNTNPRHNPNISPSNHSHTTVTSIQLMNNSSNNPHLNKHS, from the exons ATGGTCAAGGAAAAACCAAACTCAACCCGTATTTACGATTCAGAAGGTTATAGACGTAGAGCTGCATGCATCTGCGTCAAAAACGATCTGGAAGATGAG GTACTCTTGGTTACATCCAGTCGAAGACCTGATAGTTGGATAGTACCTGGTGGGGGTGTTGAACCAGAAGAAGAACCTGCAGTAACGGCATTAAGAGAAGTTCGAGAAGAGGCTGGTGTTTTAGGACAATTAGGCAGATGTCTTGGCATATTCGAG AATGTGGAACATAAGCATAGAACACAAGTATGGGTTATGCAGGTAACCGAAGAGCTGCCAGAATGGGAAGATTCACGTGCTATTGGTCGAAAGCGAAAGTGGTTCTCTATACCAGAGGCCTTGCTTCAGCTTGCTCAGCACAAGCCCGTCCAGCGTTCTTATATACACAGCCTCCACAATACTAATCCTCGACATAATCCCAATATTTCACCATCTAATCATTCACATACCACTGTAACATCTATTCAGCTAATGAATAATTCTAGTAACAATCCTCACCTTAACAAACACAGCTAA
- the LOC126918534 gene encoding uncharacterized protein LOC126918534 isoform X1, whose product MTDLIFHHEMAPTVYLSELPVVRTSTIPCSRRRQRVRNGAVAKQQRLEFRRLETNESSRDDTSLTPPESPLWDPESPSVSCAPIIVTSSSPNVSARVPADIKEHWKVFLARRKGVPFSVIDGLLDIVVRTMALIRRNNILQERVNALRAETRDFIHSVLNNPENKCIQQRLDAIDCKEADVSSSTEETIARPSLPPTPDSTNSSSNDITSTCDGSENTSERFSNDES is encoded by the exons ATGACAGACCTG ATCTTTCATCACGAAATGGCTCCGACTGTTTACTTGTCGGAACTACCAGTTGTAAGAACATCGACAATTCCATGCTCGCGACGAAGACAAAGGGTTCGTAACGGGGCTGTAGCAAAGCAGCAGAGGCTAGAATTCAGACGATTGGAAACGAACGAGTCCTCTCGTGACGATACATCTTTAACGCCACCGGAAAGTCCTCTATGGGATCCAGAGAGTCCCAGTGTCTCTTGTGCCCCGATCATTGTCACTTCTTCCTCTCCGAACGTTTCGGCTAGAGTTCCAGCGGACATAAAGGAACATTGGAAGGTGTTCCTAGCGAGACGGAAAGGTGTGCCTTTTAGTGTAATTGACG GTCTTTTAGATATCGTTGTACGTACGATGGCTTTGATTCGACGAAACAACATCCTTCAAGAAAGAGTGAATGCTTTACGTGCAGAGACTCGAGATTTCATTCATTCGGTGTTGAATAATCCCGAAAACAAATGCATACAACAGAGATTGGACGCGATAGACTGCAAGGAAGCGGATGTGTCCTCGTCGACAGAGGAAACCATAGCAAGACCGTCCCTTCCGCCTACGCCGGACTCGACGAATTCTTCGTCGAATGATATCACATCGACCTGTGATGGCAGCGAAAACACTTCTGAACGATTCTCCAACGACGAATCATAA
- the LOC126918704 gene encoding glutamate-rich WD repeat-containing protein 1 isoform X2 codes for MECEQMSEVDEDMEESSSDSNEEDSIASDEVENNKSEIYLPGKSLECGEELIVDKTAYRMLHHAQSGAPCLSFDIILDDLGNNREDYPLNIYLVAGTQAAKTHVNNLLVMKMKNLCGIEDNSDDESDDDELHSESDTNIPILSVAPIKHQGCVNRVRYKRIGNKALAASWSELGRVHIWDLEKQLSALDNDELLRAYNKESKKNDGNIKPLFSFKGHLSEGYGLDWCPTEVGTLASGDCKGNIHIWHFSNSSTWHVDQRPYNSHAPYSVEDIQWSPNERHVLASCSVDKSIKIWDTRASPQSACMLTAAGTHTADINVISWNCKENQFLVSGGDDGLVCVWDLRQFSASNTKALAIFKQHTAPVTTVEWYPQEATVFASGGADDQIAQWDLSIEIDQSEKIEDSELKELPPQLLFIHQGQTDIKELHWHPQCPGTVISTAHSGFNVFRTISV; via the exons ATGGAGTGTGAACAAATGAGTGAAGTTGATGAGGATATGGAAGAAAGCAGCAGTGATAGTAATGAAGAGGATTCTATTGCAAGTGATGaagtagaaaataataaatctgaGATATATCTTCCTGGAAAGTCTTTAGAATGTGGAGAAGAGCTTATTGTGGACAAGACAGCATATCGAATGTTACATCATGCCCAATCCGGAGCTCCTTGTCTtagttttgatattattttagATGACTTGGGTAATAATAGAGAAGATTACCCATTGAATATATATCTTGTGGCTGGAACTCAAGCTGCCAAGACACATGTCAACAATCTCCTTgttatgaaaatgaaaaatctatgTGGTATAGAAGATAATTCTGATGATGAATCAGATGATGATGAATTGCATAGTGAAAGTGATACAAATATACCAATTTTGTCTGTTGCACCAATAAAGCATCAAGGCTGTGTTAATAGAGTTAg atATAAAAGAATTGGTAATAAAGCTCTGGCAGCAAGTTGGAGTGAATTAGGACGTGTACATATTTGGGATTTGGAAAAACAATTAAGTGCACTTGATAATGATGAATTGCTACGTGCATATAATAAGGAGTCTAAGAAAAATGATGGGAACATCAAACCATTATTTAGTTTTAAAGGACATCTTTCAGAAGGATATGGACTTGATTGGTGTCCAACAGAAGTAGGCACGTTAGCTTCTGGTGATTGCAAGGGTAACATTCATATATGGCATTTTAGTAATTCTTCAACTTGGCATGTGGATCAACGACCTTATAATTCACATGCACCATACAGTGTTGAAGATATTCAGTGGTCACCTAATGAAAGACATGTACTGGCTTCATGTTCTGTTGATAAAAG TATCAAAATTTGGGATACAAGAGCAAGTCCACAGTCTGCATGCATGTTAACAGCAGCTGGTACACATACTGCCGATATTAATGTTATTTCATGGAATTGTAAAGAAAATCAATTTCTTGTATCTGGTGGTGATGATGGCTTGGTTTGTGTATGGGATTTGCGGCAGTTTAGTGCTAGTAATACAAAAGCATTAGCCATATTTAAGCAACACACTGCACCTGTTACAACAGTAGAATGGTATCCTCAAGAGGCTACTGTATTTGCTTCTGGTGGAGCTGATGATCAAATTGCTCAATGGGATTTATCAATAGAAATCGATCAATCAGAAAAGATAGAAGACAGTGAATTAAAGGAACTTCCGCCACAATTGTTATTTATACATCAAGGTCAAACTGATATAAAAGAATTGCATTGGCATCCTCAATGTCCTGGTACTGTAATATCAACGGCACATTCGGGATTTAATGTATTTCGTACAATTAGTGTATAA
- the LOC126918704 gene encoding glutamate-rich WD repeat-containing protein 1 isoform X1 — translation MTIFYKEISKEMECEQMSEVDEDMEESSSDSNEEDSIASDEVENNKSEIYLPGKSLECGEELIVDKTAYRMLHHAQSGAPCLSFDIILDDLGNNREDYPLNIYLVAGTQAAKTHVNNLLVMKMKNLCGIEDNSDDESDDDELHSESDTNIPILSVAPIKHQGCVNRVRYKRIGNKALAASWSELGRVHIWDLEKQLSALDNDELLRAYNKESKKNDGNIKPLFSFKGHLSEGYGLDWCPTEVGTLASGDCKGNIHIWHFSNSSTWHVDQRPYNSHAPYSVEDIQWSPNERHVLASCSVDKSIKIWDTRASPQSACMLTAAGTHTADINVISWNCKENQFLVSGGDDGLVCVWDLRQFSASNTKALAIFKQHTAPVTTVEWYPQEATVFASGGADDQIAQWDLSIEIDQSEKIEDSELKELPPQLLFIHQGQTDIKELHWHPQCPGTVISTAHSGFNVFRTISV, via the exons atgactattttttataaagaaatttcTAAAGAAATGGAGTGTGAACAAATGAGTGAAGTTGATGAGGATATGGAAGAAAGCAGCAGTGATAGTAATGAAGAGGATTCTATTGCAAGTGATGaagtagaaaataataaatctgaGATATATCTTCCTGGAAAGTCTTTAGAATGTGGAGAAGAGCTTATTGTGGACAAGACAGCATATCGAATGTTACATCATGCCCAATCCGGAGCTCCTTGTCTtagttttgatattattttagATGACTTGGGTAATAATAGAGAAGATTACCCATTGAATATATATCTTGTGGCTGGAACTCAAGCTGCCAAGACACATGTCAACAATCTCCTTgttatgaaaatgaaaaatctatgTGGTATAGAAGATAATTCTGATGATGAATCAGATGATGATGAATTGCATAGTGAAAGTGATACAAATATACCAATTTTGTCTGTTGCACCAATAAAGCATCAAGGCTGTGTTAATAGAGTTAg atATAAAAGAATTGGTAATAAAGCTCTGGCAGCAAGTTGGAGTGAATTAGGACGTGTACATATTTGGGATTTGGAAAAACAATTAAGTGCACTTGATAATGATGAATTGCTACGTGCATATAATAAGGAGTCTAAGAAAAATGATGGGAACATCAAACCATTATTTAGTTTTAAAGGACATCTTTCAGAAGGATATGGACTTGATTGGTGTCCAACAGAAGTAGGCACGTTAGCTTCTGGTGATTGCAAGGGTAACATTCATATATGGCATTTTAGTAATTCTTCAACTTGGCATGTGGATCAACGACCTTATAATTCACATGCACCATACAGTGTTGAAGATATTCAGTGGTCACCTAATGAAAGACATGTACTGGCTTCATGTTCTGTTGATAAAAG TATCAAAATTTGGGATACAAGAGCAAGTCCACAGTCTGCATGCATGTTAACAGCAGCTGGTACACATACTGCCGATATTAATGTTATTTCATGGAATTGTAAAGAAAATCAATTTCTTGTATCTGGTGGTGATGATGGCTTGGTTTGTGTATGGGATTTGCGGCAGTTTAGTGCTAGTAATACAAAAGCATTAGCCATATTTAAGCAACACACTGCACCTGTTACAACAGTAGAATGGTATCCTCAAGAGGCTACTGTATTTGCTTCTGGTGGAGCTGATGATCAAATTGCTCAATGGGATTTATCAATAGAAATCGATCAATCAGAAAAGATAGAAGACAGTGAATTAAAGGAACTTCCGCCACAATTGTTATTTATACATCAAGGTCAAACTGATATAAAAGAATTGCATTGGCATCCTCAATGTCCTGGTACTGTAATATCAACGGCACATTCGGGATTTAATGTATTTCGTACAATTAGTGTATAA